From one Rhodamnia argentea isolate NSW1041297 chromosome 1, ASM2092103v1, whole genome shotgun sequence genomic stretch:
- the LOC115753320 gene encoding 60S ribosomal protein L32-1 — MAVPLLSKKIVKKRVKQFKRPQSDRKISVKTNWRRPKGIDSRVRRKFKGCTLMPNIGYGSDKKTRHYLPNGFKKFVVHNVSELELLMMHNRTYCAEIAHNVSTRKRKEIVERAAQLDVVVTNKLARLRSQEDE; from the exons ATGGCTGTTCCTCTGCTATCCAAGAAGATCGTGAAGAAGCGCGTGAAGCAGTTCAAGAGGCCTCAAAGTGATCGTAAGATTTCTGTCAAG ACGAACTGGCGGAGGCCTAAGGGTATTGATTCTCGTGTAAGGAGGAAGTTCAAGGGATGCACTTTGATGCCCAACATTGGTTATGGGTCAGACAAGAAGACCCGCCATTATCTTCCTAATGGATTTAAGAAATTTGTGGTGCACAATGTCAGTGAGCTGGAACTTTTGATGATGCACAACAG GACCTACTGTGCTGAGATAGCGCACAATGTGTCGACCAGGAAGAGAAAGGAGATAGTTGAGCGGGCAGCACAACTTGACGTTGTTGTTACCAACAAGTTGGCCAGGTTGCGCAGCCAGGAGGACGAATGA